Below is a window of Spirochaetaceae bacterium DNA.
AAGTGGTAGTTGCGCCAGCCCGCGTCGCAGTGGCGGGTTTCGATGCCGATTACTCGCACCACCTTACCTTAGCAGCCCTTGGCCACCGCCGAGAACCGTCAGTGGGAGGCCGGCCGCTCACGGCTTCGTCCATGCTCATCGACGAGTTCCCTGGGGATGAGCACCCGCAGATCCCCTACCCGCTCAGCCGGGAAGTGCCTGCGGTTGCCGGTCACCACGCAATCGGCTCCGGCCGCCCTCGCCACCTCGACGAACGTCGTGTCGGCGGCATCGGGCAGTTCCACTCCGAACGCCTCCGCCAACACGGACTCTCCGTTCGCTTCGATGAACTCCAGCACGGCGTCCACCCGCTCACCGTCCAACGCCAGGCTCCCACGCGTCAGGACCTCCCGGTACTCGGCGAGGATGCGCTCGTCGAAGCAGAGCGTGACGCTGCCGGCCAGAACGGATCGCAGAATCGCGCCCGGGGGACCGTGCGGAGAGAGGAAGCCGGACACCAGGACGTTCG
It encodes the following:
- a CDS encoding putative toxin-antitoxin system toxin component, PIN family, with protein sequence MLDTNVLVSGFLSPHGPPGAILRSVLAGSVTLCFDERILAEYREVLTRGSLALDGERVDAVLEFIEANGESVLAEAFGVELPDAADTTFVEVARAAGADCVVTGNRRHFPAERVGDLRVLIPRELVDEHGRSRERPASH